The genomic interval CTGGTTaaactacatgcacacacacacagacctgttgATAACTTGGGGAAGGTAACACTGCAGCAGGTCTTCTCCCAGTGGTACGAAGGGCAGTAGGCCAGTGTAGAAGAGGATCAACACCAGGATGCCTCTCCTCAGGGTGAATATGAATGGCATGTCTggattctacacacacacacacacacacacacacacacacacacacacacacactcaagtaagTATTTTCATTCTGAGGGAGTGaacaaaattattattattattattattattattattattattattattattattttatcaaTTTCTAACTtcttggtcacacacacacagacactgtgtaCCTGTTCTCTGCATTTGGACATGAGGTGATCACTATCTGTGGCCCATACAGTGATGGCGTCTCTCCTGTACGACCTCACCAAAGACGCAACCTAACAGAGATGGCAGTTAGAAATACtgactatatacacacacacacacacacacatatgtacacacacacacacactcactgagacATTCGTAGCATAGTTGTACAGAATGAGACACTCGCAAATCTCAGCATAAATAACAACATGTAACGACATGGAAGGGGAGGAGTTATCGCAGAATAAACATTGTGGTCATGCATGTGTAATAAGAAGCGGTTACCTTCTCTATGAGGATGTCATTATCGTCCTTGACCTCGATGTTGATGGGCATCGTGGGGAATTTCTGAAAGACGTCCTCTAACAGCACAAACTTCCTGTCCTGTCCCGTGCTGTAGTGACCTATAGGCCAAGAGAGGAAGCCGGGGAAACTTCTTGTTAAAACACAGAACCAAGACTCATACAGTATTCACATGAAGAGAGGAGTCCTCTTAAACACAGAACCAAGACTCATACAGTATTCACATGAAGAGAGGAGTCCTCTTAAACACAGAACCAAGACTCATACAGTATTCACATGAAGAGAGGAGTCCTCTTAAACACAGAACCAAGACTCATACAGTATTCACATGAAGAGAGGAGTCCTCTTAAACACAGAACCAAGACTCATACAGTATTCACATGAAGAGAAGAGTCCTCTTAAACACAGAACCAAGACTCATATTCACATGAAGAGAGGAGTCTTGTATCTTGTTAATCGTTTTTTAAATGTTCCAAATTCAAACCAACCTAAAGACACCTTAACAGATCCTAACAAAGCTAAGAGATCCTAACAAAGCTAAGAGACTCCAGGGTGATGAACTAGACTTTACTGAAATGTTGTGACGCCACCACTGTGTCCCTGTGCAACACTCCTAGTCCAGGGCAACATAATATGCCCCCTTTATGCCCTCTTCATGCTTACATGACCCTGAACGATATGCTCATGACCATGatgcaaagcaaacacacaatgGCCGCATTTAAATGATGATGTCATCCCAAACACACTACAATGACGGCATTTAAATGATGAGGTCATCCCAAACAGATTCATTGAGACCAGCAAATGAGACTCACCGGTGTTGAAAGTTACTTCCAGACGCTCTTTATAGAGGGGAAGGTCCTGAAAAGATAAAAGCAGGAACTTGGTCAACTATTCTGTTTGCTACAAGCAGACTGGATCTGTCATTACACAGGAACTAGGCAGGACTAGATCCAGCCCTGGTTCCACTGGATACAAAATAGTCCTGGGACAGAACCTGGCCAAATCTGGAAGAAAGTTGACCAGAGACAGAACCTGGCCAGTTCTGGAAGGAAGTTGTATTCACACCTGTATGTTCAATGAAGAGATCATGACATCATTTCCTGTCTGTCTCAGGAGGTTCCCATCGTGTGACACGACCACTTTACCATCTTTGGTCATATGACAGTCAAGCTCCAGCATGTCTGCTCCCACCTCAAcagcactgagagagagagagagaaagagatggagagagagagatggaagctTTAAATTAAATGTATAGGGAGACTGAGAAAGAGATTGTCAGATTCCCAGTTACGTTTATATATTCCATTTTACCGTAAAACTAAGAGTTAACAGGCACACATATTCAAATTTATACCAATTAACATATACATTCAAAACCATTAAATAATAATTACAGaataactgcatttcattgtctctgtacttgtactctgcacaatgagaataaagttgaatctaatctaatctaatctaaaactTAAGTGCTATTATTCAGAGCATGATTCTGCatattaaaggggtggttcaggattttggacataagaccttatttccaagtaagcaagtgtgatatttatcagtggagaccgttttcagcgggtaagactgtctttagtggcaggctagcacataccgttgacttgcgctagcctagcacctgcgaactctgcaattagaaggactggatgaaacgtgttgaaaatggtctccactgataaatatcacacttgcttacttggaaatgaggtcctatgtccaaaatcctgaaccacccctttaatgtCAAAATAACAACATGACTACGACACAGGGGAAGGCAAAGAGAAGGAACTGGAAAGAGACACATGAGACAAAACAGATGACATAagacagagagtgaaagagaaagaaaaatagaaaGAGGGGTGTGTGACTCGTGTGTGACTCACTGATTGAAAGCCTCCATGGTGTTCTCTATCTTCTCCCCAGCCCCTGGGAAGCACAGTTACCAATAGAGCTGTTAAACACTGCCCACACAGCTGTCAATCACCACGGACAGAGCTGTCAATCACCACTGACAGGCAACAGACTGGCTGTTCGGCTATGTGAAGACCAGCTGGTCTGTTTCAGGCAGCATTTGGCTATCAGCTGTCAAGCAAGGAATCGTTTGCAGATGGGTTTCATTTTCAATGTCAGATCAGTTCAGTTCAAGTAATATACAGTACGCAAGGACTAGAAAAGTCATCTCTCTTCACTTCAGCTACCTCTGGCATCAAAGGGTAAAGGAGAAATATACTCATATACtaatttctacacacacacagaaatgtccAGTTTCTTACTGTAGAAAGTTAATAAATCAATGACTTATTTTAGATTTGATTTTATAGAGCTAGAActgttattattttgttattataATTGACGCCTGGTGTCAGTGGCAAGATTAATATGGCTGCTGCCCATGTAGACTTGCCTCCCCTGTGTGCTATGTTCCGAGCGAAGAACCGCAGACGCTTCCTGGTGTGTAGAATGCGTGGGTTCCACAGCAGGATCAGTGAGAACACAATGTAGAGCAGGGGCTGAACGTACGCCAGCAGAACCGCCAGCAGAACCGACAGAAGCAGCGCGGTAT from Alosa sapidissima isolate fAloSap1 chromosome 3, fAloSap1.pri, whole genome shotgun sequence carries:
- the gdpd3b gene encoding lysophospholipase D GDPD1, with protein sequence MDTALLLSVLLAVLLAYVQPLLYIVFSLILLWNPRILHTRKRLRFFARNIAHRGGAGEKIENTMEAFNHAVEVGADMLELDCHMTKDGKVVVSHDGNLLRQTGNDVMISSLNIQDLPLYKERLEVTFNTGHYSTGQDRKFVLLEDVFQKFPTMPINIEVKDDNDILIEKVASLVRSYRRDAITVWATDSDHLMSKCREQNPDMPFIFTLRRGILVLILFYTGLLPFVPLGEDLLQCYLPQVINRKYIPEPSDPLILRCRPLLWLVEKLAMRKALFEHLVKRGIEVHLFVCNEESDIKAAFTLGATAVMTDYPSLLSDWLRRHPQPPHTHPHEPPRHPHTPPSIVGASGMTVHCRADPSNAGLPFALIG